A window of Flavobacterium psychrophilum genomic DNA:
TTACCCTGCGGTATACCGTTTACAGGGGCTACATATTGATAAATACGACCCACGGCGGCGGCATTCGCCAAGATGTAATTACCAAGGTTATTGCCTACAAGGCTAAAGCGCACATTGTATAATTCATCTGCCGGATTGTTAGAATATTCGAATACTTCAACCCCGCTGATGTTTACTTTTTTATACAATGTTTTATTTTCGGAATAGGAATCAACAAATGCGGAAGGCGCCGTCATTTTGGTAACGTCATCTCCTGCCTCACGCAATATTGCAGCCTGTTCGGGCGAAAGGTTTTGCTGCAACGGCTGATTTTTAACGTCGTTTTCAGAATATAAGTATCCGCCAATACTCCAGGTGTCGGCTTCGTGTGTAATACCGCCATAGGTTACAAAACGGGTATAGCTGCGTTCGGAATATTGATATTCTACATTGATACGCATCTCTGACGTGATCGGGAAGAGCGAAGTAAAGATGATCTCGCCGGCGTTATAGTCGATGATGTAGTCATTATTTTCACCGCGTTCCAGCAAAATACCATTTACAAATACCCTTTCAGATCCTGATATTACCAGTACATATAATTCCTGGTTTGGTCCTCTTAGTTTATAGGGACCCTGGTTACCTTCCTGGCCGGTAAATGTACTTTTTGCATATTGCCCACGCACCAATGCCGCCGCAGCGAATATAGATGTTTTATTACCTTCATCGCCAAAAGTAAAAGCGGTTGAAAGTCCCTGTACTTTTTTATTGAAATTCAGGAAACGCGATTGGCGGTTTTCAAGGAAAAGGTCGCCCGCGCGTATGCTCCATTTATCGGTAAACATTTCAATGAATATCTGGTCGAATTCATCCAGCTTCTGCGAATAGCCACCTTCCTGTAATGGAATGTTAGTGTCTTGTATAGAGGCGCGAAGGGTTACGGTTTCAGATATTTTCCCGGTTATCTGTAAATCAAGGTTAGAATTTACAACAGCATTCTGGTTGTTACCAACAGTAATTCCTCTGGTAATACTACCCGATGTGGTAAGGCCGTCAAACGGTTTAAAAGTGTTGAGCGGGCTACGCGCTACAGTGTAGAGCCCGGTGGTGCCGGCGCTATTCTGTACAACGCGGCTTTCATCGTAAATGCTGTATTTTTTAGTAAGGTATTCGGGGTAGGAGAGATAACGAACAGTAAGTGTATCCTGAGAAGTATATCCGTTACGGAAAACTAAAGTACTATTACGAAAATCGACTTTATAATAGGTGGTGTCAACATCGTTGCCCTGCCTGTCCTGAAGCTTAAAAAACGCTTTGTTAATGCTAACACTGTCAATTTTTATAGTGTCCTGTGTTGCCGTAATTTTCCGGTTTTTATACGGCGTATTTATCTCCTGCCCATAAAGTGCAGAAACACAACATAAAAACACCATTAAAAGCCCGTTTTTCAGCATAGTACACTATAAACTCAAAAAAGGCAAAAGTAGTGTATTTAAAGGGAAGATTTAAGAGAGGGAATGTTGTAATTACAAGTAGGTTAATAGCCGCAGCGCGGCGACATATTTATAGAAAGCTGATTGAATACATAAAAACTCCGAAAGAGTGGTATATGTACCCTCCTTCGGAGTTTAATAATTTTTATTGAGGTTTCGGCTACGCTGTATTCTCCTAAAAGAACAGAGAACCCACTGGAAACTGTTTATTGCTTAAGCGTCTTTAGTTACTAACTGTAACGTTTCACGACTTATCTGTTTTACCAATACCTCTTTGCCCTGTGCTACTGCATCGGCAGAAGTTTCGGTAAAATGGCGAATGGTATATAGCGATACATTCTCGTTGTAAGTAACCTGGAATTTCTTAGAAAGTATGCTTTTCAGTTCCGGGAAGTTGCCAAATTTGTCTTCAACACATACAGAGAAGCTAATAGCTGTATTCTGAATAAGTGTAACCTTTATGTTATATTTATGAAGAAGCAGGAATATCTCGCTTATGTTCTCTTCCATAATAAAAGAGAAGTCAAGCGATGATAATGAGATAAGCAGCTGGTTCTTCTTAACGATAAAACAAGATGTATGCGGCTCAAGATCTGCGCCTTTGCTAACACTTGTTCCTGCCAATAACGGATTAACAAATGATTTTACGTAAAGGGGAATCTCTTTTTTCTGTAATGGCTGTAATGTTTTTGGGTGAATAACCGTAGCCCCGTAAAACGCAAGCTCGATAGCTTCACGGTACGATATCTGGTTAAGCAATACAGCATTTTCAAAGTAACGCGGATCGGCGTTAAGAACACCCGGTACATCTTTCCATATTGTAACGCTGTCTGCATTTAGGCAATACGCGAATATGGCAGCAGTATAGTCAGATCCTTCTCTACCAAGAGTGGTTGTGAATCCGTTTTCGTCAGATCCCAAGAAGCCCTGTGTAATGTTAAGCGTCTTTTTCTTAAGCGCTTTTATATTTTTCTGTGTCAGGTCCCAATCAACAATCGCATCGCGGTAAGTTGTATCTGTTTTAATGTACTCACGTACATCGATCCATTGGTTTTTAAGTCCTCGTGAATTAAAGTAGTGACTCACTACTGTTGTAGAAAGTACCTCACCAAGACTAACAACCTGATCGTACACAAAGTTATAGTTAGGCGATTTGTTGTGCTGAAGGAAACTTTCAAGATCGGCAAAAATAGCGTTGATAGCGGCAAAAGCAGCATCGTTCTCGTCGTCAAACAGGTCTATTAAAATCTGGTTATGGTACTTCTTTACTTCCTGTATAGAAGCCTGCAGCTCCGGTGATTTATCAAAGTAGTTCTTTATAACCGCCTCGAAAGCGTTCGTGGTTTTTCCCATAGCAGAGATTACCAGCAGCACGTTTTCGTGGCCAACTTTTTCTAAAACATCATACACATTTTTAATACCATCGGCATCTTTAACTGATGCGCCTCCAAATTTGAATACTTTCATCCTGAAAAGTGTTTATAGATCTAATGTAAACTTTGTAATTCCTTCTTCGTTCATCTGGACTGTAAGCCAGTCCTGAAATATTGTTGCTCCCGAGCGTTCGTAAAACTGTATGGCATGCGTATTCCAGTTAAGCACCGCCCATTCGGCACGGCGAACACCTTCCTGCTTTGCAAACTTCATTACTTCTTTGTAAAGTGCGCTGCCTGCACCGGTACCGCGTTTTTCCTGTTTCACAATCAGGTCTTCTAAATGAATGGTCTTTCCCTTCCATGTAGAATAACGATAATAAAACAATGCCATACCTATAATTTCTCCATCCTGTTCGGCTAAAAAAGTATGGAATAATGGATTGTTTCCAAAACCATCGCGTTCAAGCTCTTCTACCGTTACCACTACAGCGTCGGGTTCATTTTCAAAAACCGCAAGCTCGTTAATAAGCTCTAAAACTGCGGGCATGTCTTCTCTGCGTCCTTTTCGTACTAACATGTGCCAAATTTGCGCAAAAATACACGCAAAATACCTTATAAATAATAATTTATTTTCATATCACAAAAATATCGATATTTGTGCCCTCAACACAACTACAACGTTATAGTAATGGAAGAACGCAACAAAACATTAGGCGAGTTCATCATTGAAAAACAAGAAGACTTTAAATATTCTTCGGGAGAACTATCAAAACTAATCAACTCCATAAGGCTGGCAGCCAAAGTGGTTAACTACAAGGTAAATAAGGCCGGGCTGGTAGACATCATCGGTAAGTTTGGAGAACAGAATATTCAGGGTGAAGACCAACAAAAACTGGATGTTTACGCTAACGAAATTTTTATCCAGACGCTTATAAACC
This region includes:
- a CDS encoding aspartate kinase is translated as MKVFKFGGASVKDADGIKNVYDVLEKVGHENVLLVISAMGKTTNAFEAVIKNYFDKSPELQASIQEVKKYHNQILIDLFDDENDAAFAAINAIFADLESFLQHNKSPNYNFVYDQVVSLGEVLSTTVVSHYFNSRGLKNQWIDVREYIKTDTTYRDAIVDWDLTQKNIKALKKKTLNITQGFLGSDENGFTTTLGREGSDYTAAIFAYCLNADSVTIWKDVPGVLNADPRYFENAVLLNQISYREAIELAFYGATVIHPKTLQPLQKKEIPLYVKSFVNPLLAGTSVSKGADLEPHTSCFIVKKNQLLISLSSLDFSFIMEENISEIFLLLHKYNIKVTLIQNTAISFSVCVEDKFGNFPELKSILSKKFQVTYNENVSLYTIRHFTETSADAVAQGKEVLVKQISRETLQLVTKDA
- a CDS encoding GNAT family acetyltransferase, whose product is MLVRKGRREDMPAVLELINELAVFENEPDAVVVTVEELERDGFGNNPLFHTFLAEQDGEIIGMALFYYRYSTWKGKTIHLEDLIVKQEKRGTGAGSALYKEVMKFAKQEGVRRAEWAVLNWNTHAIQFYERSGATIFQDWLTVQMNEEGITKFTLDL